From the Sediminitomix flava genome, one window contains:
- the ybeY gene encoding rRNA maturation RNase YbeY, with product MAEINFFTEQIDFELEDKEKVVEWITQTFEAYDKAVGEINYIFCSDEYLYDINVEYLNHDTYTDIITFDNSEPDSNKVDSDIFVSIDRIKDNANKFETSFKDELHRVIIHGVLHLCGLKDKTEEDALEMRTSEQKHLALRGF from the coding sequence ATGGCAGAAATAAACTTCTTTACAGAGCAAATAGACTTTGAATTAGAAGATAAAGAGAAAGTCGTAGAGTGGATAACTCAAACTTTTGAAGCTTACGACAAAGCAGTTGGAGAGATAAACTACATATTCTGTTCAGACGAATACCTATACGATATTAATGTAGAGTATCTAAATCATGATACATATACAGATATCATTACTTTTGATAATTCTGAACCAGATTCAAATAAAGTAGATTCAGATATCTTCGTGAGCATCGATCGAATAAAAGATAATGCAAACAAATTTGAAACATCTTTCAAAGATGAATTGCATCGAGTAATTATTCATGGTGTACTTCATTTATGTGGTCTAAAAGACAAAACAGAGGAAGATGCTTTAGAAATG
- a CDS encoding ATP-binding protein, whose translation MQQPLKLKIPSLTDNIRIVESFIDHAREYYKFNDDVYGNIMIAVTESVNNAIVHGNKSDKEKNVHLSVELNEENLSFVVEDEGLGFDYENLPDPTAPENLEKPGGRGIFLIKNLADEVKFSDAGNKVSLVFYLNS comes from the coding sequence ATGCAACAGCCATTAAAGCTCAAGATTCCGTCTTTAACTGATAACATACGCATAGTAGAGAGTTTTATAGACCATGCTCGTGAATACTACAAATTCAATGATGACGTATATGGTAACATCATGATTGCTGTTACAGAGTCTGTCAACAATGCAATAGTTCACGGGAATAAAAGTGACAAAGAAAAAAATGTCCATTTATCTGTAGAACTCAATGAGGAAAACCTTTCTTTTGTAGTAGAAGATGAAGGTCTAGGTTTCGATTACGAAAACTTGCCAGACCCTACTGCACCAGAAAATCTTGAAAAACCAGGAGGTAGAGGAATCTTTTTAATAAAGAACTTGGCCGATGAGGTTAAATTTTCAGATGCAGGTAATAAAGTTTCCTTAGTATTTTACCTGAATAGTTAG